The genomic segment TGAGTGCCTGAGTCATGTGGTACGTCAGAGGCACCCACGGGACAGTCCTACCTAGCCATCTAGCCAGGTCAGGGATGACTCGACGCGTCCAGGCTGCCTTCGGGGTAGCGTGCCATCTTGCCTGCCAGGCGGCGATCGTAATTTCTCTTGCCTCACGTTTCACGGCCTCCTTGGAAGGCCGTTGTTCACCAGGCTCCATTGCGGCGCGCAGACGGGATCCGATGTACTGCCTCTCCAGTCCAAGCAGATCAACGGGCGGCATGCAGGCCAAGACCAAGGCGGCCTCGTCCGACACGGTGCGGTAGGACCGAATTACCCTCAAGGCGGCGGTCCTCTGCGGACGGATCAAGATCGCCCTAGTTCTGGCGACTTCTGTAACGGAAGGGATCCATACGGGAGCAGCATACAGCAACTGGCTTTCCACAACAGACGCGAGCAGCCTCCTCTTCCACTGAGCCGATCCACCCATGTTGGACATGAGCCTGGATAACGCAGCAGCTGTGCGGGCCGCCTTCGCAGCGACAGTGCTCGCGTGTGCAGCAAANNNNNNNNNNNNNNNNNNNNNNNNNNNNNNNNNNNNNNNNNNNNNNNNNNNNNNNNNNNNNNNNNNNNNNNNNNNNNNNNNNNNNNNNNNNNNNNNNNNNNNNNNNNNNNNNNNNNNNNNNNNNNNNNNNNNNNNNNNNNNNNNNNNNNNNNNNNNNNNNNNNNNNNNNNNNNNNNNNNNNNNNNNNNNNNNNNNNNNNNNNNNNNNNNNNNNNNNNNNNNNNNNNNNNNNNNNNNNNNNNNNNNNNNNNNNNNNNNNNNNNNNNNNNNNNNNNNNNNNNNNNNNNNNNNNNNNNNNNNNNNNNNNNNNNNNNNNNNNNNNNNNNNNNNNNNNNNNNNNNNNNNNNNNNNNNNNNNNNNNNNNNNNNNNNNNNNNNNNNNNNNNNNNNNNNNNNNNNNNNNNNNNNNNNNNNNNNNNNNNNNNNNNNNNNNNNNNNNNNNNNNNNNNNNNNNNNNNNNNNNNNNNNNNNNNNNNNNNNNNNNNNNNNNNNNNNNNNNNNNNNNNNNNNNNNNNNNNNNNNNNNNNNNNNNNNNNNNNNNNNNNNNNNNNNNNNNNNNNNNNNNNNNNNNNNNNNNNNNNNNNNNNNNNNNNNNNNNNNNNNNNNNNNNNNNNNNNNNNNNNNNNNNNNNNNNNNNNNNNNNNNNNNNNNNNNNNNNNNNNNNNNNNNNNNNNNNNNNNNNNNNNNNNNNNNNNNNNNNNNNNNNNNNNNNNNNNNNNNNNNNNNNNNNNNNNNNNNNNNNNNNNNNNNNNNNNNNNNNNNNNNNNNNNNNNNNNNNNNNNNNNNNNNNNNNNNNNNNNNNNNNNNNNNNNNNNNNNNNNNNNNNNNNNNNNNNNNNNNNNNNNNNNNNNNNNNNNNNNNNNNNNNNNNNNNNNNNNNNNNNNNNNNNNNNNNNNNNNNNNNNNNNNNNNNNNNNNNNNNNNNNNNNNNNNNNNNNNNNNNNNNNNNNNNNNNNNNNNNNNNNNNNNNNNNNNNNNNNNNNNNNNNNNNNNNNNNNNNNNNNNNNNNNNNNNNNNNNNNNNNNNNNNNNNNNNNNNNNNNNNNNNNNNNNNNNNNNNNNNNNNNNNNNNNNNNNNNNNNNNNNNNNNNNNNNNNNNNNNNNNNNNNNNNNNNNNNNNNNNNNNNNNNNNNNNNNNNNNNNNNNNNNNNNNNNNNNNNNNNNNNNNNNNNNNNNNNNNNNNNNNNNNNNNNNNNNNNNNNNNNNNNNNNNNNNNNNNNNNNNNNNNNNNNNNNNNNNNNNNNNNNNNNNNNNNNNNNNNNNNNNNNNNNNNNNNNNNNNNNNNNNNNNNNNNNNNNNNNNNNNNNNNNNNNNNNNNNNNNNNNNNNNNNNNNNNNNNNNNNNNNNNNNNNNNNNNNNNNNNNNNNNNNNNNNNNNNNNNNNNNNNNNNNNNNNNNNNNNNNNNNNNNNNNNNNNNNNNNNNNNNNNNNNNNNNNNNNNNNNNNNNNNNNNNNNNNNNNNNNNNNNNNNNNNNNNNNNNNNNNNNNNNNNNNNNNNNNNNNNNNNNNNNNNNNNNNNNNNNNNNNNNNNNNNNNNNNNNNNNNNNNNNNNNNNNNNNNNNNNNNNNNNNNNNNNNNNNNNNNNNNNNNNNNNNNNNNNNNNNNNNNNNNNNNNNNNNNNNNNNNNNNNNNNNNNNNNNNNNNNNNNNNNNNNNNNNNNNNNNNNNNNNNNNNNNNNNNNNNNNNNNNNNNNNNNNNNNNNNNNNNNNNNNNNNNNNNNNNNNNNNNNNNNNNNNNNNNNNNNNNNNNNNNNNNNNNNNNNNNN from the Acyrthosiphon pisum isolate AL4f chromosome X, pea_aphid_22Mar2018_4r6ur, whole genome shotgun sequence genome contains:
- the LOC107883886 gene encoding uncharacterized protein LOC107883886, with product MGGSAQWKRRLLASVVESQLLYAAPVWIPSVTEVARTRAILIRPQRTAALRVIRSYRTVSDEAALVLACMPPVDLLGLERQYIGSRLRAAMEPGEQRPSKEAVKREAREITIAAWQARWHATPKAAWTRRVIPDLARWLGRTVPWVPLTYHMTQALTGHGCFEWYLHRMNKAASTRCWQCSGEPDTVEHTLFDCPYWDGLREALKVRIGHRPSTDDVPDIICGPAFELRPADAQGKDAILREAEERFRLFYGMVENILSIKEEEERVRQAANRRNLL